One Rhizoctonia solani chromosome 1, complete sequence DNA window includes the following coding sequences:
- a CDS encoding nucleoporin translates to MSSVVYTHISGLSTNIVPIEIPSQEQHEGREEPEGFVEHGEYATTIHAVLLRVLDGGHMLELMALESGMRAARFSFASKIALQPALMMLGIAELHVLVVTLNGSIFRLRFVLPHLWNSTQYAPKEYRITSISAPIDGIVHVPEVGVVFIGLNDGGVLRLTAKMNGLEYTGVIAWPTKLFPSFSSLMPSFYSGPTAPDPSKIIALASIPPPLADSGYARATSLVATLSRTATCVWLTGNGKFVASKQIPSQFFQTDALITRSATPGKTPALEGHIIDSDYRPIIHMDAGTEVIVFMPTPGAETAGFFLLYRLSAQDRSSSRRDLNFVGRKPCSAQTEGWELRDFLVADDVLYLLWNSQGRTVIQTSTYDLDETEAEQEPWNTLSADEGDTLASSILAAILRPGAFSPYTLHIAIKQYEQSLIDVAPYILTHPTQLWRNVSQQLSAPASRLLRTRAPAPKCGIGIGQRSEEIGRDSWRAARPSNGRAATGLLVRDGSCCARTYGHHRRSRRAHVSALAGRREHIKQRILVRRGVVLRANIPSSELRQLEDALRSVSGDGRIAYSHDSVLRDVAQRHLDGLLPDGPAAFVRSGLGMIGDPEDAVLQALDVVGKLEHVVKLEDPDGGMGLAIGHDGEFKKALTTAYIAQSIEARYDLCLSILLLLLFIALQPHQIQRGGRPSMHNQSAGDLAGVSGGYGDVEDDVLARFEAMGFASPAPGAIGVGRIRHAFIREAGVLSDVALLDAGPGTLGLVERLRSLGYLDFSRELVMRLPLLPGPDEAAVLFEKVSNNFGLITHLTPNDQIALESVLPPPLNLESACAYYRHVAELFNDACCLTQAIPFWRQAIEDAPPDLDARGMWPTIPINLRILVSLDTMSRLSALSFKARHADPFAWPDYAKILYAWHVFRGDFRSAGAAMYERARRLGEEAVVEEDHSWVLLSVSTDEDLGRKRRKLTVHIPEAKFNPDCKDFEVVQLSDMRQEHALVSARIELLGYYRAQLSQYASRPRKTSSRSIRANNFDLAFSTGRLVGADLGPAFVNLATQCMNLTASAELADNESIPWLETDQTLAWDGSTIQRAWHYLQLSLERHDVEEGDWSYRKAVADTELTSLRDYNWLVSFFLEKQPDYLVRLCLKYNRLQDALLYSVRMVKEATDALSVMPPRHASTTCLPYSLFDQLIIAASEPASSSEQKHLAET, encoded by the exons ATGTCGAGCGTGGTGTACACGCACATAAGTGGCCTGAGCACTAATATAGTGCCGATCGAAATACCTTCGCAAGAGCAACACGAAGGGCGCGAGGAGCCAGAAGGATTCGTTGAGCATGGAGAGTATGCGACGACAATCCATGCAGTGCTTCTGCGAGTGCTCGACGGCGGTCATATGCTCGAGCTCATGGCCTTGGAGAGTGGCATGCGGGCAGCGAGGTTCTCGTTCGCGTCAAAGATAGCCCTGCAGCCTGCGCTTATGATGCTTGGGATAGCTGAACTCCATGTGCTGGTCGTCACTCTCAACGGCTCTATCTTCCGTCTACGATTCGTTCTCCCTCACTTGTGGAATTCGACACAGTATGCACCCAAAGAATACCGTATTACCTCCATCTCAGCACCCATTGACGGAATCGTACATGTCCCAGAGGTCGGCGTTGTGTTTATTGGGCTTAACGATGGAGGTGTCTTACGCTTGACTGCCAAAATGAATGGGCTGGAATATACAG GAGTCATTGCATGGCCCACCAAATTATTCCCTTCGTTTTCCTCACTCATGCCATCTTTCTACTCTGGTCCAACCGCGCCAGACCCCTCAAAAATTATTGCTCTGGCCTCCATTCCTCCCCCGCTTGCCGATTCTGGCTATGCCAGAGCAACCTCTCTGGTCGCCACTCTTTCCCGGACCGCCACTTGCGTGTGGCTTACTGGGAACGGCAAGTTCGTTGCGTCCAAGCAGATTCCTTCACAGTTTTTCCAAACAGATGCGCTTATAACCCGTTCGGCCACTCCTGGAAAGACTCCTGCACTGGAAGGTCATATCATCGACTCAGACTATAGGCCAATCATCC ATATGGATGCCGGAACGGAGGTTATTGTATTCATGCCCACTCCTGGAGCCGAAACGGCAGGATTCTTTTTGTTGTATCGTCTGTCCGCTCAAGATCGCTCCTCTTCTCGTCGGGACCTAAATTTTGTTGGCCGCAAACCATGTTCCGCACAGACTGAAGGCTGGGAGCTTCGCGACTTCCTCGTCGCAGATGATGTCCTTTATCTTCTTTGGAATTCACAAGGCCGCACAGTAATCCAGACCAGCACTTACGACCTCGATGAAACTGAAGCAGAACAAGAGCCATGGAATACCCTCAGTGCAGACG AAGGAGACACTCTTGCCTCGAGTATCTTGGCCGCTATCCTTCGACCAGGTGCATTCTCCCCGTACACACTCCACATCGCCATCAAACAGTACGAACAATCACTCATCGACGTTGCTCCATACATTCTCACACACCCTACCCAACTTTGGCGGAACGTATCGCAGCAGTTGTCGGCTCCAGCGTCTCGCTTACTACGGACCCGCGCACCGGCGCCCAAATGTGGGATCGGTATTGGTCAGCGCTCCGAAGAGATTGGGAGGGATTCGTGGCGCGCTGCCAGGCCGTCGAACGGGCGGGCTGCCACTGGGCTTCTCGTGCGCGATGGATCGTGTTGCGCGCGAACGTATGGGCACCATCGTCGCTCTCGACGAGCCCATGTCAGTGCACTCGCTGGCCGGCGCGAACACATCAAGCAGCGCATCCTTGTTCGGCGTGGCGTGGTCTTACGCGCAAATATCCCCTCGTCAGAACTTCGGCAGCTCGAAGACGCGTTGAGAAGCGTCAGTGGAGACGGACGAATTGCTTATTCGCATGATTCAGTATTGAGAGACGTCGCGCAAAGGCATTTGGATGGGTTGCTTCCTGACGGACCGGCAGCATTCGTTAGGTCGGGGCTGGGCATGATAGGTGACCCAGAAGACGCAGTTTTGCAAGCCCTCGATGTTGTTGGTAAACTCGAGCATGTCGTCAAGCTCGAAGATCCGGACGGTGGCATGGGCCTGGCGATCGGCCACGACGGCGAATTCAAAAAGGCGTTAACGACGGCATACATTGCTCAGTCCATCGAGGCCCGCTACGACCTTTGTCTCTCTATCCTTTTGCTCCTCTTATTTATCGCTCTGCAACCGCATCAAATCCAGCGTGGCGGCCGGCCGAGCATGCATAAC CAAAGTGCCGGGGATTTGGCAGGGGTGAGCGGCGGGTATGGCGATGTCGAGGACGATGTTTTGGCACGATTCGAGGCAATGGGATTCGCCTCTCCCGCGCCGGGAGCGATTGGAGTAGGACGGA TCCGCCATGCGTTCATCCGAGAAGCTGGTGTTCTGAGCGATGTAGCTCTGTTGGATGCTGGACCTGGTACTCTGGGACTTGTCGAACGATTACGGTCATTGGGCTACCTGGACTTTTCGAGGGAACTTGTCATGAGACTGCCCCTACTCCCGGG GCCAGACGAGGCTGCGGTGCTCTTCGAGAAAGTATCCAACAATTTTG GATTGATCACACATCTCACACCCAACGACCAAATCGCTCTCGAATCGGTGCTTCCCCCTCCTCTGAACCTTGAATCAGCATGCGCCTATTATAGACACGTTGCAGAATTGTTCAACGACGCTTGCTGCCTCACGCAAGCTATTCCCTTCTGGCGTCAGGCCATCGAAGATGCGCCCCCCGATCTTGACGCACGGGGGATGTG GCCAACTATACCGATAAACTTGCGCATCTTGGTTTCGTTGGACACCATGTCGAGGTTGAGCGCACTCTCCTTCAAAGCCCGGCATGCGGATCCATTCGCATGGCCCGACTATGCTAAAATTCTCTACGCTTGGCATGTCTTTAGAGGTGACTTCCGAAGCGCGGGTGCAGCCATGTACGAGCGGGCTAGAAGGCTAGGGGAAGAGGCCGTAGTGGAAGAAGA TCATTCATGGGTCCTTTTGAGTGTGTCCACCGACGAAGATCTG GGACGAAAACGACGAAAACTGACTGTGCATATACCCGAGGCCAAATTCAACCCAGACTGCAAAGATTTCGAGGTCGTGCAATTAtcggatatgagacaagaaCATGCGCTTGTGAGCGCTCGGATCGAACTGCTGGGATACTACCGAGCTCAGTTATCACAGTAT GCCTCTCGTCCTCGCAAGACATCGTCTCGCTCTATACGCGCTAATAACTTTGACCTCGCTTTCTCAACTGGTAGACTAGTGGGCGCAGACCTTGGTCCTGCCTTTGTCAACCTGGCGACGCAGTGCATGAACTTGACTGCGTCGGCCGAGCTAGC CGACAATGAAAGTATACCATGGCTAGAAACCGACCAAACGCTTGCATGGGATGGGTCTACCATCCAGCGAGCATGGCATTACCTCCAGCTCAGTCTTGAACGGCACGATGTTGAAGAGGGTGACTGGTCCTATCGAAAAGCTGTGGCGGATACTGAGTTGACCAGTCTGCGAGACTACAATTGGCTTGTTTCGTTTTTCCTG GAGAAACAACCCGACTATCTGGTACGTCTGTGCTTGAAATACAATCGCCTCCAAGACGCGCTCTTGTATAGTGTTCGGATGGTCAAAGAG GCCACCGATGCATTGTCTGTTATGCCGCCGCGACACGCTTCGACGACTTGCCTCCCGTACTCGCTGTTCGACCAACTGATCATCGCGGCTTCGGAGCctgcttcctcctcggaACAAAAGCATCTCGCCGAAACTTGA
- a CDS encoding Fungal specific transcription factor domain, with protein MELVELHLLRAGYLSISKVDCEEIWTIKGEVMSIALSLGLHRDPGKWKLSKEQIERRRWAWWNVLQLDRWQAFLFGRPISIPNSHFDTNFPVENKTDPSIGAMLPRADLHFMIASWPTRELESWFQNLPHDLAVDDYHLASLLSSQALASRRLGFTLHRPFTTPQIRRDSRTSASYDASIIAADKLIHLWTTSRPDFMSNPLLAVPGHISWGPFHIFAAAIHFCFLLIWKPDQPADKALRVLQTLAPLYMDGTMRKVDEKQRDSWAADSPSQTWASAHSPASAAGSSAGRSLDSVQMSLQPFGAHNLNPRRIRKIHPKKRFGVHPLASTAILGTCF; from the exons ATGGAATTGGTCGAGCTACACCTCTTACGCGCCGGTTACCTTTCTATATCTAAAGTAGATTGCGAAGAGATATGGACCATCAAGGGTGAGGTGATGAGTATCGCCTTGTCGTTGGGGCTTCACCGTGACCCTGGAAAGTGGAAGCTCAGCAAGGAGCAAATAGAGAGGAGACGGTGGGCATGGTGGAATGTATTGCAACTGGATAG GTGGCAAGCGTTCTTATTCGGTCGTCCCATTTCAATTCCCAACTCTCATTTCGATACGAATTTCCCTGTCGAAAACAAGACTGATCCTAGCATAGGGGCG ATGCTACCTCGTGCCGACCTACACTTTATGATCGCATCCTGGCCCACGAGAGAGCTCGAATCTTGGTTCCAGAACCTTCCTCATGATTTAGCTGTTGACGATTACCATCTAGCCAGCTTGCTGTCTTCCCAAGCACTCGCTTCCCGCAGACTGGGG TTCACGCTCCACCGACCATTCACTACTCCTCAAATCCGCCGCGATTCGAGAACATCTGCCAGTTACGATGCCTCGATCATCGCGGCTGACAAACTCATACATCTCTGGACAACTTCACGGCCCGACTTCATGTCGAATCCTCTGCTCGCCGTTCCTGGTCATATCTCCTGGGGACCCTTCCACATATTCGCGGCCGCAATACACTTCTGTTTCTTGTTGATCTGGAAACCAGACCAACCCG CCGACAAGGCGCTCCGAGTACTGCAGACACTCGCACCGCTTTACATGGATGGAACCATGCGCAAAGTTGACGAGAAGCAAAGGGACAGTT GGGCGGCTGATTCGCCATCCCAAACGTGGGCATCTGCGCATTCTCCGGCGTCCGCAGCAGGGAGTTCAGCTGGACGCTCCCTCGACTCGGTCCAAATGTCGCTTCAACCTTTCGGTGCACACAATTTGAACCCTCGCCGTATCCGCAAAATTCATCCGAAGAAGCGGTTTGGAGTGCATCCCTTGGCCTCGACGGCGATTCTTGGAACATGTTTTTGA
- a CDS encoding small nuclear ribonucleoprotein — MDYDPARINELLAQLQNSTAFQSVVTSNNPSSSSQTPSLPTDEVSVPAQARVSPPVPGSTVFDLYLDLILERLRGPPTLDLKFMNVQQALPHISKLTQRVEVRDKLKKEVQNQLEQSLYASQQDVMRKHEQRVTFAKNKYVALYISDRCRLKCLVERASIVGVSLSDKDIRIEAQGHTPFYINCHGSRRYFGNARRKAFQRSEAIPARSGCGQRQGKESLAVIEPKLGGAIAKKLGIQVVSGESTQDLFRGIRSQLSSLLDGLDPTDLSTMSLGLSHSLSRFKLKFSPDKVDIMVIQAIALLDDLDKEINIYSMRVKLSDPECCPGMVRLALPRNGKIIVDNLAYAKVVREMGFRTNAATTSLASILPEELELTLKAAAEISMGTEISDSDISHIHSLCDQVISISAYRAQLSEYLRNRMNAIAPNLTALVGELVGARLISHAGSLMSLAKHPASTVQILGAEKALFRALKTKHDTPKYGLIYHASLIGQAPQKLKGKMARMVATKARSIRVDALADVDEKSEATAATIGIENRAKLESRLRALEHQSDLGSLPFANTVRKQSKFEMSGSTKQYNTAADSVGADQCEGREEKGKEEKKKAKAEKKAKKEAKKAEEEAARLKKEAKKAAAAAVAEVAAEMAEEAAPVVSNGSEKKQKKRRVDEGESPEKKLNNTKIEPVGVAHPKGQVRSASNEMDSQRPPKRSRKAINCDPCRRATLCYPDSGPAEHGQPAQMNGNEAVHDNHAGAGDPYAEIARMRQSLATLESLLTRHGISPQGSSLGSTPSPDGLMTESTAYPAMEVGMYVGPTSAASPLLSFR, encoded by the exons ATGGACTAT GACCCGGCTCGTATCAATGAGCTATTGGCCCAGCTTCAGAATTCGACGGCATTTCAGAGTGTCGTAACTTCCAACAACCCTTCAAGCTCAAGCCAAACGCCGAGTTTGCCCACAGACGAGGTGTCTGTTCCAGCTCAAGCTCGTGTCTCTCCACCAGTACCCGGGTCTACCGTATTTGACCTTTATCTCGACTTAATCCTGGAGCGTCTTCGG GGCCCACCAACACTTGATTTGAAGTTCATGAATGTACAACAAGCGCTACCTCATATATCCAAACTTACACAGAGGGTTGAAGTCAGAGACAAACTGAAAAAG GAGGTCCAAAATCAGCTTGAGCAGAGTTTGTATGCATCACAGCAGGATGTGATGAGGAAGCATGAACAAAGAGTTACATTTGCTAAGAACAAGTACGTGGCACTCTACATCTCCGACCGTTGCCGACTAAAGTGCCTGGTTGAAAGAGCCAGTATCGTTGGTGTTTCGCTGAGTGACAAGGACATTCGA ATtgaagctcaaggccatacACCGTTTTACATCAACTGCCATGGCAGTCGAAGATATTTCGGCAATGCAAGAAGGAAAGCTTTCCAAAGGTCTGAAGCAATTCCTGCAAGATCAGGTTGTGGACAAAGGCAGGGGAAAGAGTCCTTGGCTGTCATTGAACCCAAGCTTG GTGGTGCAATAGCGAAGAAGCTTGGTATTCAAGTGGTCTCTGGGGAGTCTACCCAGGACTTGTTCCGCGGCATTCGCAGCCAGCTTTCATCCCTTCTTGACGGGCTTGATCCCACGGACCTGTCTACCATGAGTTTGGGTCTTTCGCACTCGCTTTCGAG GTTCAAATTGAAGTTCTCTCCTGACAAGGTTGATATCATGGTGATTCAAGCGATCGCATTGCTGGATGATTTAGACAAGGAAATTAACATTTATTCTATGCGCGTCAAA CTATCTGACCCGGAATGCTGTCCAGGAATGGTACGGCTGGCACTTCCCAGAAATGGGAAGATCATTGTGGACAATCTTGCGTATGCCAAGGTTGTTCGGGAAATGG GCTTCCGTACAAATGCTGCGACAACCTCCTTGGCGTCCATTCTCCCCGAAGAACTCGAACTGACTCTCAAGGCTGCTGCAGAAATTAGCATGGGCACCGAAATTTCTGATTCCGACATCTCACATATTCACTCGCTGTGCGACCAAGTCATCTCCATCTCTGCGTACCGAGCGCAGCTTTCCGAGTACTTGCGGAATCGAATGAATGCAATCGCTCCCAACCTTACCGCATTGGTAGGCGAATTGGTTGGCGCGCGATTAATCAGCCATGCCGGCAGTTTGATGAGTCTGGCGAAGCACCCTGCAAGTACTGTTCAGATTCTTGGCGCCGAGAAAGCTTTATTCCGTGCTCTTAAAACTAAACATGATACGCCAAAGTATGGACTTATCTACCAT GCATCTCTTATCGGGCAAGCTCCTCAAAAGTTGAAGGGAAAG ATGGCTCGTATGGTAGCGACGAAGGCCCGCTCCATCCGTGTGGACGCTCTCGCAGATGTAGATGAGAAGTCCGAAGCGACTGCTGCAACCATTGGGATCGAAAATCGAGCCAAACTCGAGTCCAGACTTCGTGCGCTGGAGCACCAATCGGATCTCGGCAGCTTACCATTCGCGAATACAGTTCGCAAGCAGTCCAAATTCGAAATGAGTGGATCCACCAAGCAGTACAACACTGCTGCCGATTCGGTAGGCGCCGACCA ATGCGAAGGAAGAGAGGAGAAAGGCAAAGAAGAGAAAAAGAAAGCAAAGGCTGAGAAGAAGGCCAAGAAAGAGGCGAAAAAGGCAGAAGAGGAGGCAGCA CGGCTCAAAAAAGAGGCGAAAAAGGCAGCAGCAGCTGCGGTGGCCGAGGTAGCAGCAGAGATGGCCGAGGAAGCTGCCCCTGTTGTCTCCAACGGCAGTGAGAAAAAGCAAAAGAAGCGACGGGTAGATGAAGGAGAGTCGCCAGAGAAAAAG CTGAATAATACGAAAATCGAGCCTGTTGGCGTCGCTCACCCGAAGGGACAGGTTCGGAGCGCATCGAATGAGATGGACTCGCAGCGACCCCCAAAACGATCTCGTAAAGCAATCAACTGCGATCCGTGTCGACGAGCAA CCCTGTGTTATCCTGATTCTGGGCCTGCTGAACATGGCCAACCTGCTCAGATGAACGGAAATGAAGCTGTCCACGACAA CCACGCCGGCGCAGGGGATCCATATGCCGAAATTGCTCGAATGCGTCAGTCGTTGGCCACATTAGAGAGCCTCTTGACCCGCCATGGGATATCTCCCCAAGGGAGTAGTC TTGGCTCAACTCCTTCACCAGATGGTCTAATGACCGAGTCGACAGCTTATCCGGCAATGGAGGTTGGGATGTACGTTGGGCCTACTAGTGCAGCTAGCCCATTGCTTTCCTTCAGGTGA
- a CDS encoding aldo/keto reductase family protein, giving the protein MRKLTDPQPTYDVPSHIPETMRTIPEGNWCIGHEQWPSIIFGAGTLGAGIYNSEEVLDSPEPLRTVRLALRYGIRAFDTSAYYGTSEIVLGSILKAVADEFLVNRTRSRLNADDTVLFRRLRLLPNTIRKSVREVLKGSVQAI; this is encoded by the exons ATGCGCAAGCTGACAGACCCCCAACCAACCTACGATGTACCCTCACATATTCCGGAAACAATGAGGACAATCCCAGAGGGCAACTGGTG CATAGGGCACGAACAATGGCCATCGATTATTTTTGGGGCTGGAACGCTTGGAGCAGGTATCTATAATAGTGAAGAGGTCCTCGACAGCCCTGAACCGCTTCGTACTGTCCGCCTCGCTCTGCG GTATGGTATTCGTGCCTTTGACACATCGGCATACTACGGGACCTCAGAAATTGTCTTAGGATCCATCCTAAAAGCGGTCGCGGACGAGTTTCTCGTGAATCGTACAAGATC GCGACTAAATGCGGACGATACGGTATTGTTCCGAAGACTTCGATTACTCCCGAACACGATCCGAAAGAGCGTCCGCGAAGTCTTGAAAGGCTCGGTACAAGCTATCTAG
- a CDS encoding translation initiation factor eIF-2B beta subunit has protein sequence MTSQITRQILPGRKTSPERQGAKRVKRNHRSEQRTESARRKRAAKAAAATNKNKQSVSQRPDDSGARRGAPSQAPTTEPPPSITADVENKIRDLRIFSPLALAKSELYSRIDQYMQERILAADVAISTFGLAKIHGDVVLTYASISAHRAGKRFEVIVVDSRPMLEEICEPWQPLESHAHTALSALGTVMKDAYSVLGTHALHSNGALYSRAGTALVAMMAKQHNVPVLACCETYKFPIALTWIAYQERACFVGRNDVQTPAVYANANTNTRTPRDEFNLQLLNPLYDLTPPAYITAVVTEVGLIPVSSVPTVLGRPPQYANPNAPVQYGGQMGMMQPSGMMPPSMPATTAATDPYANAQPGTIAYQVGRSRWDRNLYTRHRPRNHLSDTLRSNSRYQMGYSNSSQASAAGIPSGSITASNAAQLPQAVATGYGYPPSPGDDYPVMKPGMSQREYETCSQGKKERSKNRDRDRDRDRDRWERDPQDPYDITGGRGGRERKYSGDFGLSRQSFYPPAGNGAPSGGYNAPVPGGYGVVLVRCQVPPSARTLPSIRIITMTFPTVAHLLVQDITPVAATHLLLWGRPTYLVDMGYLMWRRHAILFLRRLSALCYALARSPLQAPNSLYSVSGRELNRANRLPHSKFFLVEDLRELMQPQPPPLPAALVPHDVMAEEWDRCMQGLISLTLRHCNHPEAARLILGGSYHAVEHHILLPRGRDDRYFSSARREQRAAKRAERKARRKEKARRRRARRRQRAASIRIRAVPLH, from the exons ATGACTTCCCAAATAACTCGCCAAATCCTGCCGGGAAGAAAGACCTCCCCGGAGAGGCAGGGAGCAAAGAGGGTAAAACGAAATCACAGATCCGAGCAGAGAACAGAGAGCGCCAGGAGAAAGAGGGCCGCCAAGGCAGCTGCAGCAACCAATAAAAAC AAGCAATCGGTTTCACAGCGACCAGATGACTCAGGTGCACGAAGAGGTGCGCCGTCTCAGGCACCCACCACCGAGCCACCACCTTCGATCACTGCCGATGTCGAGAATAAGATTCGAGATCTAAGAATTTTCTCCCCTTTGGCGCTC GCCAAGTCTGAATTATACTCGCGTATTGATCAATATATGCAAGAACGGATTCTGGCAGCCGACGTCGCAATCTCAACGTTTGGCTTGGCCAAAATCCATGGGGACGTAGTCCTGACCTACGCAAG CATATCTGCTCATCGCGCGGGGAAACGATTTGAAGTAATCGTAGTGGATTCACGGCCCATGTTAGAAG AAATTTGCGAACCTTGGCAGCCTCTGGAATCCCATGCACATACTGCATTGTCTGCCCTTGGGACAGTCATGAAGGACGCATATAGTGTTCTTGGCACCCATGCGCTGCATTCAAACGGAGCGCTATACTCTCGTGCTGGGACTGCACTTGTCGCAATGATGGCAAAACAACACAATGTCCCAGTACTTGCTTGTTGTGAAACGTACAAATTTCCGATAGCGTTAACTTGGATAGCTTACCAAGAACGAGCTTG TTTCGTCGGCCGAAATGACGTCCAAACACCCGCAGTATACGCAAACGCAAACACGAATACAAGGACTCCACGAGACGAGTTCAATCTTCAACTCCTAAACCCCCTATATGACCTGACCCCACCTGCCTATATTACCGCTGTTGTGACCGAAGTTGGACTCATCCCGGTGTCATCCGTCCCCACTGTTCT GGGGCGGCCGCCTCAATACGCGAACCCCAATGCTCCAGTCCAGTATGGCGGCCAGATGGGGATGATGCAGCCTTCAGGCATGATGCCTCCGTCGATGCCAGCGACGACTGCAGCGACTGATCCATACGCTAACGCTCAGCCGGGAACGATCGCATACCAAGTCGGAAGGTCCCGATGGGATCGCAACTTATACACCCGTCATCGCCCAAG AAACCATTTATCAGACACCCTCCGGTCCAACTCGCGGTATCAAATGGGTTACAGCAATTCTAGTCAAGCATCTGCTGCAGGCATTCCGTCCGGCTCTATTACTGCCTCCAACGCGGCCCAGCTTCCACAAGCTGTTG CCACTGGATACGGGTACCCACCATCTCCTGGAGACGACTATCCTGTTATGAAGCCTGGGATGTCTCAGCGTGAATACGAAA CGTGCTCGCAAGGAAAAAAAGAACGCTCTAAGAACCGTGACCGCGACCGTGATCGTGACCGTGATCGCTGGGAACGTGATCCCCAAGATCCATATGATATTACTGGCGGTCGTGGCG GTCGCGAGCGAAAGTATAGTGGAGACTTTGGTTTATCGCGCCAGTCATTCTACCCTCCCGCTGGAAATGGTGCTCCTAGTGGAGGATATAATGCCCCCGTTCCGGGCGGATATGGTGTGGTGCTCGTTCGATGCCAGGTTCCCCCGTCCGCCCGCACTCTGCCTTCCATCCGAATCATTACGATGACGTTCCCCACGGTGGCCCATCTCCTCGTCCAGGACATTACGCCCGTAGCCGCCACGCATCTCCTTCTATGGGGCCGACCCACCTACCTGGTGGATATGGGGTATCTTATGTGGAGGAGGCACGCGATCCTGTTTCTGCGACGCCTATCCGCCCTATG CTACGCGCTGGCCCGCAGCCCGCTGCAGGCGCCCAATTCTTTGTATTCTGTCTCTGGACGTGAGCTTAACAGAGCCAACCGTTTACCGCATTCGAAATTCTTCCTTGTTGAGGATCTTAGGGAACTCATGCAGCCTCAACCCCCGCCGCTTCCGGCCGCTCTGGTTCCGCATGACGTCATGGCCGAGGAATGGGACCGCTGTATGCAG GGTCTTATCTCCTTGACTCTCAGGCACTGCAATCATCCCGAAGCGGCGCGCTTGATCCTTGGTGGATCTTATCACGCAGTGGAACACCACATTCTCTTGCCTCGTGGC CGGGATGATCGCTACTTCTCGTCTGCTCGCCGCGAGCAGCGGGCTGCCAAGAGGGCCGAGCGCAAGGCTCGTCGTAAGGAGAAGGCCCGCCGCCGCCGTGCTCGTAGACGCCAACGTGCTGCTTCAATTCGCATCCGTGCTGTTCCTCTCCACTAG